The Deinococcus gobiensis I-0 genome includes the window GTGCTGCTCCTGCTGCCTGACTCGAGACCACATGAGTTCATCCTCGACCGCACGAATTGGAAGCTCGGCCAGCAGCACATCAATGTCCTGCTGCTCGCTGTGGTGTGGCGGGACGTCGCAGTCCCCCTGCTCTTTGAATTGCTGCCCTCACGGGGCAGCAGCGATACCCAGACACGACTGCGTCTTCTGGACGATGCGCTGACGCTCCTTTCGGCTGCCCAGGTCCGAGTCCTCTATGCCGACCGGGGATTCATCGGCCAGGACTGGTCCGCCGGGCTGGTGGCGCGGGGGATTCCGCTCTGTATCCGCCTGCGACTGGACACGCTGATCGACGACTGGCGGACAGACGACTGGTCGGTTCGACTGAAGACCGATTGCGCAGTTGCAAGGCAAGGCAATGAGGAGCGGCTCAGCCGCTACCCATCCGCGTTCTGGTGGGTCAGGCCAACTGTGGAGTTCGATTCACTGTCCGCAGATTCACTAATGGCTTGTCAGTAATGGTTTGTCAGGTAGGCGGATAGAGTCGGTGCAGTTTTGTTCGAGCCGCTTCCGCACCAAATTTCCACTGAATCGCCCGCGCATGTGTATTGCGCACCTGCTCGTACACGCCCACCACACGTTCCAACTCCTCTCGATTCGGAATCCGGTGATCCAGTGCCTGTTTCGTCAGCGCCGCAAACTCAAGCTCAATGGCATTCAACCAACTCCCGTGTTTCGGTGTGAAGTGAAACTCCAACTTTTGTGCCAAGCGACGGGCTTCCGCAGGATTGAACGCCTCATACAGGGCACCCTTGGTATGGGTTGCAAGGTTGTCCAGCACCACACGAATCATCACCGCTTGTGGGTACAGCTCGTTCACGAGCTGTTTCATGCTTCGCGCAAAATCCAACTTCGTATGTCGTTGCGTCACCTCAAAATGCCCCCGACCAGTTTTCGGCTTCAGGTATCCAAAGAGATTCAGGCTTCCCAGTCGTACAATAGCATCTTGCCGGCGATCCTGAGACTTTTCAAAAATGGCTATTAAGAGAGTTTCCTCAAAATTTGTAGCTGGCAGCAAGTATGTAGCAACTGTGCACAAGTACCTCAGATGGGTTAATCGTTGTCCAGCGGTTCTGGACTATAATACTGACTTCGTAAATCACCAGTTACTTGCGCCCCCGCTAACCAAATACGTATCTGATCAATCACCACGTCTGAAGGCAGCCGTCCTTGTCCCCTCAGGGCGCATTCCCACACTGTCAGAACGCGCCAGCCAGCTTCGAGCAATTGTTTAGACGCTTCTTGATCACGTTCCACATTACGGGTCAGCTTTGCTACCCAGAACTCCTGACGACTCTTCGGCCAGTGGAAAAGTGGGCAATGGTGACGGTGCCAGAAGCATCCATGAATAAAGATCACAGCGCGATATTTCGGCAGGACCAGATCAGGTGTACCCGGCAGGCGACGGTCGTTGAGTCGGTATCGGAAGCCCGCTCCATGTAGTAGCCGGCGCACTACCATTTCTGGTTTTGTGTCCTTTGCCCGGATACGCGACATATTCAAACGCCGTTGGTCAGGGGTAAGTACGTCCGTCGTCGACGTTTTTTTCGTCATGCCGCTCCGCATCCTGCATGATGAATCTCAGCGTGTCCGTCACTTCTGACATGGTCATGCCGGGCCGCATAGAGAGGGCCCCGAACCGAAAATGCCGTCGATATCCCTGGTGAAATAATCGACCCGGTAGCGCCTCTGTCTGCCACTGCCCACGCAGTAGAGGTACATGCGGGCTAAGAAGGTAGGCCGCATGTACGGCCTCCTGTATGATTTCTCCCTCTCCGTGCTTCTGTGCTAAGACGATTGCATCGCGATACATATGGATAGATGCCAGCGCCTCTCCCAGCGCTTGATTGATTCGATACTTGCTGTCCAGTACCACCAGTCCAGCAGACCCGGACAGTACGATGTCTGGCCTCATATGGCGGCTGTACGTTCCCTGGACCGCTACATCATTTAGCCACGCACGTTCATTCCAGTACTCTTTGAAGTTCAGCTGGAACGCGAGCTGCCCACCGCTGACCAGAGGTATACGGACAGCCTCCGCCACTAACAGGATGCCGCTGGCCTTACTGACATCCTCGAAGAGGCCATCTGTAGATCCTGGAGGCAGGAGTTGTAGGTCGTATGCGGCCCGCAGGAGTCTGAGGAAGCACCAGAGCTCATATAACCGGAAAGTCTGGGCTAAAGGGAGATTGAGGAAAGTTCCAGTTATGGCAGAGAGTCCCAGATTGAACTCACGGTAGAGTCGCAGGAACGCCATATAGCGGGGAACCCGCCGAAAGGTAGCCGTTACAGTCAATCGCCCTGTACCGGCGAATACTTCCCGAAATACTGGGAGATTCAAAAGAACTGCCAGTCGACGTGATGCCTGTCGTACACGCTGGGCCCACACGTCCTGCAACCGCTGCTGCGAATTATCATCCGCGCGTGACAATTCCAACCGGTTAGCCATCACGTTCAGCCACCCGATCCAGCTCTGAAGGGCTGCCTGGATATCTCTATGTTCCGGGATGTCGTAGGTATCTGTCCTTCTGCCCTGTCGGATTCGGGCTGGGAGATGCCCTTTGAGCTCTCTCGGCAGACGTCCGGGATGAACAGTCTCATGCAGCAGCATGCCCCCATGCAGGCTGTTCAGAATCTCCTTTCCTGTAGCCGTGCGGGCCTGATGCCATGGGCGAATGTCCTCAACACGCTGCAGGCGTCGCTGTGGTGTACGTGATATTTCCTGTACAGCACGCTCGATGGCAGGCAGACGAGAGAGCAGGTACTCCAGACGGGCTATGGGAGGGGGACGGCGTGTCTCGGTTACAGCCACACCTGTCCGAAAGCTACTGATGGCAAACAGCGCTAGAGTATCTTCCAGAATGTCCCGGACCATGCGGTCAAATTCATCCCGCGTAAGCTTGCGTAGATCCGGATCGGTCACGATTTCAACGGTCTGAGGCCTGAAGCCAGGGCGCTCCAACCGCAGTTCCACACTGCCTGCGTAAAATCCCGGAGACCAACGCCATCGGGCAGTCGTCATGTCTGGCGGCCGAAGAGCCTCAAGGGCAAGACCATCAATGAACAGGTTGGCCGTTAGAGCTGCCGTAGTGTTTCTGAGCTCGAAAAAATACTCTCTCTGTTCCTGTACTGTTCCCGCAGGTAGAAATTCGGCCAATGGCCAGAGTGTCCAGGTTTCTCCAGTTTGTGGAGACAGGAGACACAGGGCCTCGTCCATCAGCGGGAGGCCTGGAAAGAGCCGTATTCATTCAGTTCACTTTCCAGTCGGTTTAACAGGTCAGATGACCGAGGCAAGGCTGCAAGATGGTGTTTCAGGGTCGATAGCAGTGAGCGTTGCCCCTCGCCTCCCTGAAGACGGATCAGTACCTTCTGTACGAGAAGATCATCTAGAAGCTCCGTAGCAGGCTGTCGAGTAACTGGCAAGGCGAAGCTAAGATAACGTAGGAATTCTGCTGCAGTGCGATAGCCAAAATGCATGCGATGTTGTGCCAGCGCGCCATGAACCGTCAGCAATAGGGGTCTGCTCTCCTGCACGGCAATAGCCAGCTCTAATCGGCTAGCCTGCTGCTCAAGGAAGCCCTCCAGATCCACTTCGGACATGTCAATCAACATGGCTCGGTCCAGCACTTTATCGCTCAGGGCATTCGTCGTCTCGTCAATGTTAATTGTGCCTGTGATGAACAGATTCGATGGCAATGTCAGCGAGGAGGGTACCTCTACACCTGTACTACCCTGAATGGGTACCCCTGCCTGATGCAGTCGCAGAGGCGCACCCGATTCCAGGGCGCTAAGCACGTCAGCAAGGTAGTACTCCACACGTGCCAGATTCATCTCGTCAAGGATCACGAACACTGGTGCATCTGGATATGCTGTTGCCAGCAGGAGGGCCTCAAGAAAGGGAGGCACGATGTATCGCCCGGATAGGACGTCGTGGTAACCCAGAAGTCCTGAAGGATCCGTCCAGTCCGGTCGAACTGGACAGACAATAAGCAGTGGATCCTCAGCATCCTTTCCCTCCACACCATGTACAGCACGGGCATAATCCAGGGCCAGTTTGGTCTTGCCCGTACCACTAATGCCAGCAAGAATCACAAAGTGCTTGTGATCCTGAAAGTTCAGTGCAGCGTGGTAGCGGGCAACCAGACGGTCTGGGTAGTACCCCCCCTGGCTACGTACATCGGCAAGGATCCTGTCTATCGAGAGCGTGCGAGGCAGGCGCTGCATGTCAGGCTGTAGGGCGCGTGTGTCAGGCCATACACGCACTTCCTGAACCTTCTCCGGGCCGACAAATCGAGCAAGATAACCAATGAACTCCCGTGTCAGCAAGCTACGTCGGGCAGAGGCCTCCGGTGGATAAACTGCGAAGACGACTCGATCAACCA containing:
- a CDS encoding transposase, which translates into the protein MCTVATYLLPATNFEETLLIAIFEKSQDRRQDAIVRLGSLNLFGYLKPKTGRGHFEVTQRHTKLDFARSMKQLVNELYPQAVMIRVVLDNLATHTKGALYEAFNPAEARRLAQKLEFHFTPKHGSWLNAIELEFAALTKQALDHRIPNREELERVVGVYEQVRNTHARAIQWKFGAEAARTKLHRLYPPT
- a CDS encoding very short patch repair endonuclease — encoded protein: MTKKTSTTDVLTPDQRRLNMSRIRAKDTKPEMVVRRLLHGAGFRYRLNDRRLPGTPDLVLPKYRAVIFIHGCFWHRHHCPLFHWPKSRQEFWVAKLTRNVERDQEASKQLLEAGWRVLTVWECALRGQGRLPSDVVIDQIRIWLAGAQVTGDLRSQYYSPEPLDND
- a CDS encoding DUF2357 domain-containing protein; this encodes MDEALCLLSPQTGETWTLWPLAEFLPAGTVQEQREYFFELRNTTAALTANLFIDGLALEALRPPDMTTARWRWSPGFYAGSVELRLERPGFRPQTVEIVTDPDLRKLTRDEFDRMVRDILEDTLALFAISSFRTGVAVTETRRPPPIARLEYLLSRLPAIERAVQEISRTPQRRLQRVEDIRPWHQARTATGKEILNSLHGGMLLHETVHPGRLPRELKGHLPARIRQGRRTDTYDIPEHRDIQAALQSWIGWLNVMANRLELSRADDNSQQRLQDVWAQRVRQASRRLAVLLNLPVFREVFAGTGRLTVTATFRRVPRYMAFLRLYREFNLGLSAITGTFLNLPLAQTFRLYELWCFLRLLRAAYDLQLLPPGSTDGLFEDVSKASGILLVAEAVRIPLVSGGQLAFQLNFKEYWNERAWLNDVAVQGTYSRHMRPDIVLSGSAGLVVLDSKYRINQALGEALASIHMYRDAIVLAQKHGEGEIIQEAVHAAYLLSPHVPLLRGQWQTEALPGRLFHQGYRRHFRFGALSMRPGMTMSEVTDTLRFIMQDAERHDEKNVDDGRTYP
- a CDS encoding McrB family protein, which codes for MDLNERQRSFEAAARYVLEFSGNSAQNKLLGVSNSAKVIEGGLQLGVANLNAFSEQADQLLLICVIRFPPEDEVYFALQIREGLPALRQRLADMKRIGAASRSAEEAEPVEATVVPAGLFGQTVSHAEMYVAPGPLTYSNRNNLVAIYLNSDGLLYLRNKGFWDTLKMDLSIAAPAVVVDRVVFAVYPPEASARRSLLTREFIGYLARFVGPEKVQEVRVWPDTRALQPDMQRLPRTLSIDRILADVRSQGGYYPDRLVARYHAALNFQDHKHFVILAGISGTGKTKLALDYARAVHGVEGKDAEDPLLIVCPVRPDWTDPSGLLGYHDVLSGRYIVPPFLEALLLATAYPDAPVFVILDEMNLARVEYYLADVLSALESGAPLRLHQAGVPIQGSTGVEVPSSLTLPSNLFITGTINIDETTNALSDKVLDRAMLIDMSEVDLEGFLEQQASRLELAIAVQESRPLLLTVHGALAQHRMHFGYRTAAEFLRYLSFALPVTRQPATELLDDLLVQKVLIRLQGGEGQRSLLSTLKHHLAALPRSSDLLNRLESELNEYGSFQASR